Genomic DNA from Epinephelus moara isolate mb chromosome 24, YSFRI_EMoa_1.0, whole genome shotgun sequence:
ACACATGTATAACATGCAGAGCAGATGAGTCACATCAGTGAGCTCACATCATGATGAAATACTCAGTGGTCACGCTCAATTTAAAAATATGCATTGATTAACAGTAAAAGCCTTTAATACTGATGTGTGATGCAGACACTCTGCTTTGCATATGATAGTTTTTTTTagttcttttattctttttatcaaaagaaaacaaatatacaaCATATAATTTTCTGTATTTAACATTGTATAATAATACTccatgagttttttttaatcccttAATAAGACACCTTCATGAATGTTTAGCTTGTGTTACATGATATCCGTTGAGCCGAGTGCCAAAAAAGGAATTGAAAGCTTTAGGAAGTCAGACAATCACAGTATTGAGCTCCAGCTACTTTCCTTTGATTGAAACTTTCTCCTCCTGATTGTATTGTTGCACACCCCACTCGTCTGGCACCTGACTCACcttaaacaaacagcagaaagcacTTAAGGCTAATACTGGTCTCAATACAAGTCTCAGTATTGTTGAGATCTGTTAATAACGTTTACTCAATCAATGAGCAGTGTGTTTAGTTGGAAACAAATGATACATTTAgccaagtttttattttaagttgctGCTGGTTATAAAACCTGTCAGTGAACTGAGCTGATGCTGACACCTTGTGGCGAAAATAAAAAGCATCAGCCTGCACTTTTTAACTTGCCTGTATGCCATCTTTtatatcttatatatatatgtatatatgtaaatgaatgaaattttaacaagaaaaaataaagaagatAATCcaacaataaatatataaatgaataaataaatgaaaaaagaatatatatatttttttttgattatttttgtgggctttttgcctttaatgacaggacagtgagtgaaatggggagacagagagagagagagtgaccgACACCccataaatacaattttaataagaaaatagataaataagaaaatccaacaaaaaataaataaataaataagatttaaacatgaaaaataaatgagataatcctacaataaataaataaataaataaatgattgaaattTTAATacgaaaataaataaagcagataATTCAacaataaataactaaataaataaataaaatttaaacatgaaaaaaaagataatcCAACaatgaatagataaataaatatgaataaataaatagataaataaataaatacatatgaataaataaataaattattttttaacaagaaaataaataaatgagataaTCAACTAATAATCCTTTACTGATGGAAAAGTGATGAGGGAATCAGGCCAACACTAACTTTCAcgtcggcctacagaaaaacatcatccctggagtTTTCAAATTCTCTGGGGTGGAGGGGGAGATCATTTGGTCCCCCCCAACATTTACCCCTTGGCTCCGACCCTGGGTTAAATTATGACTTAATCTCGCGGGAGTTTTCGCGAATCTGGGGTTGCCATCGCGACACGGCCACGTGACACACTGTACCTGTTGCTGCGTTATCAAGCGCACCTCTCAGTGTGCAGCGGGTCATTTAAACTGCTGACGCCCTGACAGCGGGTTTAGTCACACACTCCTGTGGTGATGATGAAGCTGACAGTCCGGTCATGTGTCAGCACAGATGTGTGGAGGTAATAATGATAACTGGGCTCCtcactgctcctgctgctgtttgaagaCTCTGCTGAAGATGGAGTCTCCTCTCCTGCTGTGTTTGGGTTCAGCCTCTTCCTGAAGGATTCATTCCCCTCAGAGATGATGACAGGTGCCTCTGCGTCACTTCACCATGCTGCAGCAGGTATGTGCTGCTTCtgctagcttacatatgagtgTGGCTCTGCTGCTGGTCTGCTGGATGATGTGTTagcttctgcttgttgctcattCCTGCACATGTGCTGCTGTTTCTCTGCTCTGATAACTGAAATAATTATTCAGACTGGCAGAGCCTGTGTCTTGGTCCATGCTGTCTGGTGAGGTGTATCCTCAGCTGTTGCTGGTAGGTCTTGTATTTTGGGCTAGATTGACAAAAGGGATTGTCAACTATTTTAATCATTGTGTAActgtttaagtcattttttaaatttacataaataaaaccCTCAGACCACCTTCTGAGGAGGTCTGAATTTGGTTCGCTTCAGCTCCCTGGTGCAGCgaacacaaagcgctccaggttctctttgccattgtattcAGCCCTCTggatcacatgctgttgcactgggatgcttgaaaaaacagatgaaaccaAGTCGGCCTGTAACACTTGCAAGGACAcaggacgaggagtagtttggtccacggaagatactgcacgtctccagatgtggaatgtagaatacatcaaacagtctacagcacagaaacacttaGGGGTTTCCCCCAACCTTACGTTCATCTGAGAGCGAGGGGCTTCATAACCTCACTGCAGTGCAgcatcaaattaaaaacaaaactatgtcaacatatgttatatatatatagtgtgaacagagagagaactgaggccccatcagagctgaagtggaccagaaagagaactgagacctctttcaaatgaactgacaatgtgaacacaaaaagaaccgAGTCCCTTTTCTCTTGGTCCACTTTCAGAGGACtgagttcagtttgtttaaaaaggactatatgtgaaaacacccttaaagGCAGTAGCAAGCTAATTAAGTCAATAATTTTGGGACTAACATTTTTTAGACAACCAGTTTGTGGCTAGATGGTAACCTTAGATCTGCAAAACTCTTGCAAGCCATTGTAAAATTGATTCTCTGTTTAGTGTTTTGACGACACTGTGGTTCAGGTCTGGTTTGGtcacaaaaagcaaaagaatTGTAGCCTCAGCTGTTACTGGTATGTTGGTAAAAGCTTGGCCTTCATTCTGCACGTTATTCCACTGATTGTAGTTTTAGCAACTTCTGAGTGATCTGACTTTGATCACATTTTGACTACATTATCTCACAAAAATCCGTTTCAGAATATCTTCAATCCACTGAATCACAACAGCtgattgatgtgtgtgtgaatgcaaagCTTTCCTTTTTTAATATCCACAAAATGTGCAACCAAAcgacacaaacagagacagtgtATGCTGCGTTTATTTCAGTgataatgaaacaaaacacaatgaaaatgtgtgaaaatgtccTGAATATAAAATACCAAAAGATCCTCTGTGAACCTGTGAAGTGCTCCAGAGTACATGCATGTATGTTTGGTGCTGTATTCTGCACTCTTTAGTTTACAAGTGATGGTATTGGATGTACGATGAGAGCCAGCTTTGTCTTTAATAACACCTGTTCACTGGCTTTGGCCTTTCGCTGCGTCGAACATCTTCTTGCGGCCCTCCATGCCCGACATGGCTTCTACGTTCTTCCTCCAGTCACTCACCTCCACCGTCTTCTCCTGCACACAGAGAATCACAGAGAGATACTTTGGTGAAGTCTTTCCCAATGCGGTGTCAGACTCAAGATGTTGTGCACCTTTATAATGTATGCAGTAAATCTAGAATTATTCAataatgtttgtctgtgtgacGAAGTTTGTCTCTTCATCCAGAACCTTTCTATTAAACACACTCACTCTGGGGATAGAGGAATCTTGTCAAACACAATCTGATGATTTGACCCATGCACCGgtggttttaattttgttttggcaAGCTGAGAGAGCTGATTAATCAGTTTCACACTCCTTCAGTCACCTTTCATATGGACATCTGCCAAACACTTAAAGCACAATCTGCAGTATGACTGAGCACCATGGGAAACATCTCTGCCAGAGCTGAACATGGTGTGCCGTGTGAATAAATCAGACATGTGTCATTGACTTTTGGTCGAAATCGTCTCCTTatctttgtctgtgtttttccaaaccCACCTTTTCTGTGTCCTCCTTCTTGACTGATTTGAGATTAGCACGTAGATCCAAAGAGACCTTGTGTTTGGAGCCCAGGAGGGAGCGCAGGATGGCATCAGCAGAGACCCTCACCCTCCTCAGGGTGGGTCTCTTAAACTTCCCTCGCAGGTCCAGTACCTTGATGTTTAGGTCTTTGATCTGTGGAGAAAGTAGAGAGGAAGATAATCAAGGTCACAGAGGGTGACAGATATTCAACTTTTACAGTGTCCCATTGTAGAACCAGTAAAGTTGAGATGAAATGGAATATGCCTTTTTAACCCTTTTAGATCAAATCCACAGACATTTTGTGCAACTATTTAACCACACCAATCATGATTTTCTAGGCGGGCTGGAGCAAACTCCACACAGTCGGCCAGCAGGTTTGAacccagaaccctcttgctgtgaggcgacagtgctaaccactgcaccactatGCTATCATCCAAATTCAACCAATAATATCATGACATCCACCCATCAATCTGCAACTCTTAGCTGCGTTGagctaattagctagctagctagcaaagcCATGCTACGTCgttttgtctttgtgtccatATAATACCATAGTTAAGGGTTGGGGGCTAGAGTTTATATTTATTCACCTGAAGAAAGTGGTATCTGTGACAGCTCCAGATTCTGCTCCAGGCATTTTACAGTGGACTGCTtcaacagctaacgttacatggAGCATACAGAGTGCTTTACTCTCACCTACTGACAGATACTTTATTCCAGGGCTGGTCGGCCATCTTTGACCTTTCATTTGAACATTTGTACTTTGATtgaacagagatctgactgtagctacagtctgagatctcaagacttagttttgttgtctgttcccAGTGCTCGGATTAAGCTGGAATAAAGAGCTttatgtgctctgctcctcttaCTTGTTATAACCTTCAAAACAAGTTGCAACTAGGTGAACAGGTCTCCGCCTGATTTTAAAGCACAAGGATGAATGAATCGGTTAGTTCTTGTCATTGTGCATTGGTGTTCTAATATTTCCACATGTTACtgtatatcttgtttttttattgtgttgtttctGGCGGTAACTTTTTCTTATGCTGCTGTCAAGGTCTCCCTAGAAAAAGAGTTTGTTTGTCTCAGTGGGACTTACCTGGGTGAAAATGGGTTAGATAAATAAGATAGAAATACCACTATGCTGTGGGCGCGACACAGTCAGGGCCTCACTGTTGCGACATGTCCGCGTTTCAACGATTAAACCTTTGTATTCATTTCTAAAACAATATCGCCGAGGTCCAATTTGTATGTTCATTAATCTATTTAATTGATTCATCTCTCCCTTGTCCTCCTCCTGACCTAATTTTAAGAGGGTGTGGGTTGAGCC
This window encodes:
- the tnni1b gene encoding troponin I type 1b (skeletal, slow), whose translation is MLKSMMVAKAKEELEQELEEKEEQKAKYLEEKSPPLHTSGMSLAELQTLCEELHAKIDVVDEERYDIEAKVLHNTREIKDLNIKVLDLRGKFKRPTLRRVRVSADAILRSLLGSKHKVSLDLRANLKSVKKEDTEKEKTVEVSDWRKNVEAMSGMEGRKKMFDAAKGQSQ